The Peribacillus sp. FSL E2-0218 genome contains a region encoding:
- the dnaX gene encoding DNA polymerase III subunit gamma/tau, with protein MGYQALYRVWRPQQFIDVVGQEHVTKTLQNALLSQKVSHAYLFSGPRGTGKTSAAKILAKAVNCEHAPTSEPCNECATCRGITDGSISDVIEIDAASNNGVEEIRDIRDKVKYAPNAVTYKVYIIDEVHMLSQGAFNALLKTLEEPPKHVIFILATTEPHKIPLTIISRCQRFDFKRIQPQDIVGRMSQIIAETGVSCDEQALHIIARAAEGGMRDALSLLDQAISFSSETVTVEDALTVTGSVSQAFLSRLAKAIYDKEVAVALEVLEELLAMGKDPARFIEDMIYYFRDMLLYQTAPALAESFERVLIDPQFKELAEVIASETIYSIIESFNQTQQDMKWTNHPRIFLEVALVKLCNEQRANQLDNGQIQQLQLKIEELESKVQEMQKNGIPAAVTDRPAEQPKTQRAVKKAYKAPSGKINQVLKQATKSDLNTVKSKWGELLEQLGMQNQKSLAALLSEAEPVAASTEAFVVKFKYDIHCQMAMENNRFVEVIASIMQQLTGHRMEIAGVPESQWQGLREDFISTQQFDGPEETDSKEEDPFIAEARKLVGDDLLEIKE; from the coding sequence GTGGGGTATCAAGCATTATACCGGGTATGGCGGCCACAGCAATTCATTGATGTAGTGGGGCAGGAACATGTGACGAAAACATTGCAGAATGCCTTGCTTTCCCAGAAGGTTTCGCACGCCTATTTATTCTCCGGTCCACGAGGAACAGGGAAAACGAGTGCTGCCAAAATTCTAGCAAAAGCAGTGAATTGTGAGCATGCCCCGACAAGCGAGCCCTGTAACGAATGTGCTACCTGCCGCGGAATCACTGATGGCTCCATATCAGATGTGATAGAAATTGATGCAGCATCCAATAATGGTGTCGAAGAAATCCGTGACATTCGTGATAAAGTGAAATATGCACCGAACGCGGTCACATATAAAGTTTATATCATCGATGAGGTACATATGCTTTCACAAGGTGCCTTCAATGCGCTGCTAAAGACATTGGAAGAACCTCCAAAGCACGTTATTTTCATTTTGGCGACGACCGAGCCGCATAAGATCCCGCTTACGATCATTTCCCGTTGCCAGCGATTTGATTTTAAAAGGATCCAGCCGCAAGATATAGTTGGCAGGATGTCACAAATCATTGCGGAAACGGGCGTTTCGTGTGATGAACAAGCATTGCATATCATAGCCAGGGCAGCCGAAGGTGGGATGCGGGATGCACTTAGCCTGCTTGATCAAGCTATTTCCTTCAGTTCGGAGACTGTAACGGTGGAAGATGCATTGACTGTCACAGGTTCAGTTTCGCAGGCATTTTTAAGTCGGCTGGCAAAAGCGATATATGATAAAGAAGTGGCAGTGGCCCTAGAGGTACTTGAAGAATTGCTGGCGATGGGGAAAGACCCGGCCAGGTTCATAGAAGACATGATTTATTATTTCCGCGACATGCTTTTGTATCAAACGGCACCAGCTCTGGCAGAATCCTTCGAACGAGTATTGATTGATCCCCAATTTAAAGAATTGGCGGAAGTGATCGCTTCGGAAACGATTTACTCCATTATCGAAAGCTTCAATCAAACCCAGCAGGATATGAAGTGGACTAACCATCCAAGGATTTTCCTGGAGGTTGCACTCGTCAAGCTATGCAATGAGCAGCGAGCGAATCAATTGGACAATGGCCAGATTCAGCAATTGCAGCTGAAAATCGAGGAGTTGGAGTCGAAGGTACAGGAAATGCAGAAAAACGGCATCCCCGCGGCCGTGACAGATAGACCTGCAGAACAGCCGAAAACGCAAAGGGCCGTTAAAAAGGCATATAAAGCGCCTTCCGGCAAGATCAATCAAGTTTTGAAACAGGCTACAAAGTCAGACCTCAATACTGTCAAAAGCAAGTGGGGGGAATTGCTTGAACAGTTAGGCATGCAAAATCAAAAGTCATTGGCAGCTTTATTGTCTGAGGCGGAACCTGTTGCTGCGTCAACTGAAGCTTTTGTGGTAAAATTCAAATATGATATTCATTGTCAAATGGCAATGGAAAATAACCGTTTCGTGGAAGTGATCGCCTCGATCATGCAGCAGTTGACCGGTCATCGAATGGAGATAGCCGGTGTTCCGGAGAGTCAGTGGCAAGGGTTGCGTGAGGACTTCATTTCAACCCAGCAGTTTGACGGTCCAGAAGAAACGGATTCAAAAGAAGAAGACCCTTTTATCGCGGAGGCTAGAAAATTAGTCGGCGATGATTTACTTGAAATTAAAGAATAA
- a CDS encoding YbaB/EbfC family nucleoid-associated protein translates to MRGGNMQNMMKQMQKMQKKMAEAQEELGEKKIEGTAGGGMVTVIVTGHKEIVDVIIKPEVVDPDDIDMLQDLVLAATNDALKKAEELTNQTMGQFTKGMNLPGMF, encoded by the coding sequence ATGCGTGGCGGTAATATGCAAAACATGATGAAACAAATGCAAAAGATGCAAAAGAAAATGGCGGAAGCACAAGAAGAACTAGGTGAAAAAAAGATTGAAGGCACTGCAGGAGGCGGAATGGTAACGGTTATCGTGACTGGCCATAAGGAAATAGTCGACGTGATCATCAAGCCGGAAGTTGTCGATCCAGATGATATCGATATGCTTCAGGATTTAGTCCTGGCTGCAACTAACGATGCCCTGAAAAAGGCAGAAGAGCTGACAAACCAAACGATGGGACAATTCACTAAAGGGATGAACCTTCCAGGCATGTTTTAA
- the recR gene encoding recombination mediator RecR, producing MHYPEPISKLIDSFMKLPGIGPKTAARLAFHVLSMKEDTVLDFAKALVNAKRNLMYCSVCGHITDQDPCYICEDQKRDRSLICVVQDPKDVIAMEKMREFNGLYHVLHGSISPMDGIGPEDINIPDLLKRLQDETVLEVILATNPNIEGEATAMYISRLLRPSGIKVTRIAHGLPVGGDLEYADEVTLSKAIEGRREI from the coding sequence ATGCATTATCCAGAACCAATTTCCAAGCTCATTGATAGTTTTATGAAATTGCCGGGGATTGGGCCGAAAACGGCTGCGCGCTTAGCCTTTCATGTGTTGAGCATGAAGGAAGATACTGTTTTGGATTTTGCAAAAGCACTCGTCAACGCTAAGCGGAATCTGATGTATTGTTCAGTCTGCGGCCACATTACCGATCAAGATCCCTGTTATATCTGTGAAGACCAAAAGAGGGATAGGAGCTTGATTTGTGTTGTTCAAGACCCAAAAGATGTAATAGCCATGGAAAAGATGAGAGAATTCAATGGTTTGTATCATGTACTGCATGGCAGTATTTCACCGATGGACGGAATCGGTCCGGAAGATATAAATATTCCTGATTTATTGAAGCGCCTGCAAGATGAAACGGTGCTGGAGGTCATTTTGGCGACGAACCCCAACATTGAAGGCGAAGCGACAGCCATGTATATATCGCGGCTGCTGCGGCCATCGGGGATCAAAGTGACCCGCATAGCCCACGGTCTCCCTGTTGGCGGGGATTTGGAGTATGCGGATGAAGTGACGCTATCAAAAGCAATAGAAGGAAGAAGAGAAATATAA
- a CDS encoding YaaL family protein has translation MFFRKKKRLRNEFNESLMKELEQLKWNWHNQKSLLEKSVDPSTEVIAQARLAEVKYFYLFKEVKRRNVRIKR, from the coding sequence TTGTTCTTTCGTAAAAAAAAGAGGCTTCGAAATGAATTCAATGAGTCATTGATGAAAGAGCTTGAACAATTGAAATGGAATTGGCATAATCAAAAATCATTGCTTGAAAAAAGCGTGGATCCATCCACGGAAGTAATCGCCCAGGCGAGGCTTGCGGAAGTGAAATATTTCTATTTATTTAAGGAAGTTAAAAGAAGGAATGTCCGCATTAAAAGGTGA
- a CDS encoding pro-sigmaK processing inhibitor BofA family protein: MEPVVFVAVIGGLILMLLIIGAPLRPVRFIGQGIIKIIIGAAFLFFLNTLGNQAGIHVPINPVTSAVAGLLGIPGVAALAAIGYWVI, from the coding sequence TTGGAACCTGTTGTCTTTGTTGCCGTAATCGGCGGCCTTATCTTAATGCTGCTCATCATCGGGGCGCCTTTGAGGCCTGTTCGGTTCATCGGGCAGGGAATTATCAAGATCATCATCGGTGCGGCCTTTTTGTTTTTTTTGAATACACTCGGAAATCAAGCGGGCATTCATGTACCCATCAACCCGGTTACCTCCGCAGTGGCCGGCCTGTTAGGAATTCCAGGAGTCGCAGCGTTGGCCGCGATTGGGTATTGGGTCATTTGA
- a CDS encoding sigma factor G inhibitor Gin: protein MEVEMLGTTKTKTTAGETCVVCEQIKGMGIHVYTTFICEECERDMIGTDTNDPRYKYYLKQLRKITNPEIFS, encoded by the coding sequence ATGGAGGTGGAGATGTTGGGGACAACAAAAACCAAAACGACGGCAGGGGAAACGTGCGTGGTGTGTGAACAAATAAAAGGAATGGGGATACACGTATATACGACTTTCATTTGTGAGGAATGCGAAAGGGATATGATCGGTACCGATACAAATGATCCGAGGTATAAATATTACTTAAAGCAATTAAGAAAAATCACCAATCCTGAAATATTTTCATGA
- a CDS encoding aminotransferase class I/II-fold pyridoxal phosphate-dependent enzyme, protein MNQSQTPLFDAMSAFYKNEPISLHVPGHKNGRVYSEKGQALYSPVLGIDATELNGLDDLHAPEGAILEAEQLLADLYGVKKSHFLVNGSTVGNMAMILAACREGDKVLVQRNCHKSILHGLMLANVQPIFLRPVFYEEWGVAGGIAPELIAEALRVHPDAKAIVLTYPNYYGLGEDMGEMVKLAHQRGIPVLVDEAHGAHFQLGDPFPDTALKAGADAVVHSAHKTLPAMTMGSYLHLHSAYIDADQVSFYLQMLQSSSPSYPIMGSLDLSRAYLASFTPDDKKELNRKIGEFRGGLDALPSIKVMEAPKGTFCDPLKVVIQSKNGLSGFELQRLCEAKGIFAELADPNNLLLILPLLKMGAEFPFHEIIENINNATIGRTGKSMPIQMDSRHAGKSMTGLEMPYSLMKQRKPKSVEFRKSIGKVSAEMVIPYPPGIPLIMSGEMITAEHVSSLKGLLSLGARFHGGFSLANGELFVYESGQSG, encoded by the coding sequence ATGAATCAATCACAGACACCATTGTTCGATGCAATGAGTGCTTTTTATAAAAATGAACCAATTTCCCTCCATGTCCCCGGACATAAAAATGGACGGGTATATAGTGAAAAGGGACAAGCGTTATATAGCCCCGTGCTCGGGATCGATGCTACGGAGCTAAACGGTTTAGATGACCTGCATGCTCCTGAGGGCGCCATTTTAGAGGCCGAGCAGCTGCTTGCCGATTTATATGGAGTGAAGAAGAGTCATTTTCTGGTCAACGGGTCTACCGTGGGTAACATGGCAATGATCCTTGCGGCATGCCGCGAAGGAGATAAGGTGCTTGTCCAAAGGAACTGTCATAAGTCGATTTTACATGGCCTGATGCTAGCCAATGTTCAGCCGATTTTTCTGCGGCCGGTTTTTTATGAGGAGTGGGGGGTCGCTGGAGGCATAGCACCAGAATTGATTGCAGAAGCTTTGCGTGTCCACCCGGATGCCAAGGCAATCGTTTTAACTTATCCGAATTATTATGGTCTAGGCGAGGATATGGGCGAAATGGTAAAGCTTGCCCATCAAAGGGGGATACCGGTGCTTGTGGATGAGGCCCATGGCGCTCACTTTCAGTTAGGAGATCCGTTTCCCGATACGGCTCTTAAGGCCGGCGCAGATGCCGTCGTTCATTCTGCACATAAAACATTGCCGGCCATGACCATGGGGTCATATCTGCACCTCCATTCAGCTTACATTGATGCCGATCAAGTATCCTTCTATTTGCAGATGCTCCAGTCGAGCAGCCCATCCTACCCCATCATGGGGTCGCTTGATTTATCCAGGGCCTACCTCGCCTCTTTCACCCCAGATGATAAAAAAGAGCTGAATAGAAAAATTGGGGAGTTCAGGGGGGGATTGGACGCCCTGCCATCAATTAAAGTGATGGAGGCGCCAAAGGGGACTTTTTGCGACCCATTGAAAGTGGTCATCCAATCAAAAAATGGTTTAAGCGGTTTTGAATTGCAGCGGTTATGTGAAGCAAAAGGAATTTTTGCCGAATTGGCTGATCCTAATAATTTGCTGCTGATTTTACCTTTATTGAAGATGGGTGCCGAATTTCCTTTTCATGAAATCATTGAAAATATAAACAACGCGACCATAGGCAGAACGGGCAAGAGCATGCCCATTCAAATGGATAGTCGGCATGCTGGAAAGTCAATGACAGGTCTTGAAATGCCATACTCGCTCATGAAACAAAGAAAACCGAAATCGGTTGAGTTCAGGAAGTCCATAGGGAAAGTGTCGGCTGAGATGGTCATTCCGTACCCTCCGGGGATCCCTTTAATTATGTCCGGGGAAATGATCACTGCCGAGCATGTATCGAGCTTGAAGGGACTGCTGTCGCTAGGAGCGAGGTTCCATGGCGGTTTCTCTCTGGCAAATGGTGAATTATTCGTTTATGAAAGCGGACAATCAGGTTAA
- the tmk gene encoding dTMP kinase, giving the protein MKRGIFITMEGPEGAGKTTITHMLGKALQEEGYQVLLTREPGGVPIAEQIREVILNKENTAMDPRTEALLYAAARRQHLVEVVMPELDRGGIVLCDRFIDSSLAYQGHARGLDIEEVYSINKFAIGGMMPDATFFFDIDPGEGLRRIQSNGEREVNRLDLEALDFHKKVCEGYQLIMNRWQDRFIIVDAGRTIEEVFEETKAGLLNLLKESGR; this is encoded by the coding sequence ATGAAGCGTGGCATTTTTATAACAATGGAAGGGCCCGAGGGTGCTGGGAAAACGACGATTACCCACATGCTTGGCAAGGCCCTGCAAGAAGAAGGCTATCAAGTCCTGTTAACGCGCGAGCCAGGCGGGGTCCCCATTGCGGAGCAAATCAGGGAAGTCATTCTCAATAAAGAAAATACAGCTATGGATCCTCGAACAGAGGCTTTATTATATGCAGCGGCAAGACGCCAGCATTTAGTGGAGGTGGTCATGCCGGAGCTGGATCGAGGCGGCATCGTCCTCTGTGACCGATTTATCGATAGCTCTCTGGCCTATCAGGGGCATGCAAGGGGCTTGGATATAGAAGAGGTTTACAGTATCAATAAATTCGCAATCGGAGGCATGATGCCCGACGCCACGTTCTTTTTCGATATTGACCCAGGAGAGGGATTGAGGCGCATTCAATCCAATGGGGAGCGCGAAGTGAATAGGCTTGACCTTGAAGCGTTGGATTTTCATAAGAAGGTTTGCGAAGGCTACCAGCTCATCATGAATAGATGGCAAGATCGCTTCATCATCGTGGATGCAGGACGGACAATCGAAGAAGTTTTTGAAGAAACGAAAGCCGGCTTATTAAACCTCCTGAAAGAGTCGGGAAGGTAA
- a CDS encoding cyclic-di-AMP receptor gives MKMIIAVVQDKDSHRLLNELVENNFGTTKLASTGGFLKSGNTTFMIGTEDERVDQAIQIIKQNCQSRSQLVSPVSPMGGNAESYVPYPVEIQVGGATIFILPVENFLQF, from the coding sequence ATGAAAATGATCATTGCTGTCGTTCAAGACAAAGATAGCCATCGGCTGCTGAATGAATTAGTGGAAAATAATTTCGGAACGACCAAGCTTGCCAGCACTGGCGGGTTTTTAAAATCGGGCAATACGACTTTCATGATCGGCACGGAGGATGAACGGGTTGATCAGGCCATTCAGATCATCAAGCAGAACTGCCAGTCACGCTCCCAATTAGTATCACCGGTTTCACCGATGGGCGGCAACGCCGAGTCCTATGTACCTTACCCAGTGGAGATACAGGTAGGCGGTGCGACCATATTCATTTTGCCTGTTGAAAACTTTTTACAGTTT